In the Bos javanicus breed banteng chromosome 4, ARS-OSU_banteng_1.0, whole genome shotgun sequence genome, acatcatgagaaacactgggctagaggaagcacaagctggaatcaagattgcccggagaaatctcaataacctcagatatgcagataacaccacccttatggcagaaaatgaagaggaactaaaaagtctcttgatgaaagtgaaagaggagagtgaaaaagttggcttaaagctcaacatttggaaaactaacatcatggcatctagtcccatcacttcatggaaaatagatggggaaacagtggaaacagtgtcagactttattttgggggctccaaaatcactgcagatggtgactgcagccatggtttactccttgaaaggaaaattatgaccaaactagatagcatattcaaaagcagagacgttactttgccaacaaaggtccgtctagtcaaggctatgatttttccagtggttgtgtatggatgtgagagttggactgtgaagaaggctgagagccaaagaatggatgcttttgaactgtggtgttggagaagactcttaagagtcccttggactgccaggatatccaaccagtccattctaaaggagatcagtcctgggtgttcattggaaggactgatgctgaagctgaaactccaatactttggccacctcatgcagggagttgactcattggaaaagaccctgatgctgggagggattgggggcaggaggagaagggtacgacagaggatgagatggctggatggcatcaccgactcaatggacatgagtttgagtaaactctgggagttggtaatgaacagggaggcctggtgtgctgtgattcttggggtcacaaagagtcagacacgactgagcgactgaactgaactgaactgaactgaagcatatctTAGTGTCAAAGTTCTCCAAGGATGGAGCTTCTGGCCACTCTCTCTAGAAGGTGCTGGATCTCTGACTGAAAGATCTCTGACAAGGTTTTTGCAAAATTAATTCAAGCATCAGGTAGGTGGTAAGATTagataatttttgaaaatccCTCTTAACCCCAAGATTCCAATATTCAAACACCTTTTTGTGGGGCAATAGAGTTCTTGCAAAagattttttctaataaaaacaacagaaacaaatggTTACCTTGGGGAGTGGAACCAAGtctagaaaatcatctattttctTGCATGCTTGTATTTATATCTCTTTGTCCTCTTCTATACTGACTGACTCTGCTAATTTGCACATAGCATGCTTTATCTTGTAAATATAATAGTCCATCCAGCATTCTCCCTTTGTGAGAAATCCCTCTTTACTCTCATAAATAACATGAACGGATATGAAGCATACTTTCCTTTCTTCAATAGAGACTATTCCCAAAAGTAGCCTGAAACATGCCAAACATCTGCTCCTACACACAGTTCAATACATGATACTGATATGTATCATCACTGGGTGAATTCTGAACACAAGGCCAATTAACACACTCCTGAAcaactccttcctcctcccctggcCCAGTCACAGAAAGCTCAAGGAAATCAGAATAATTCTAATATTTGCCCAAATGAGCTATAACTAAGCAGGTGAATCTACTAAATTGAAAACCACAGTAGagcattctaaaatttaaatataaatgagatAAGTATAATGACAACtgtttctctaataaatattttaaatatatataagtacTTTACTCTCTGTTGTACTTTAATATTCACAGAGAATGCTTTTCCATATTGTGAATTGTTCTTGGAGTTGGGCAGACTTTATTGCCTGCTAAAGATCAGAAGGTGCAACTGTatactcattttttaattcaACATATACTTATCTATGTCTTTTCTAGCTGCTGGATATATCATCATGGATAAAACAGATATGGTACCtgttctcatggagcttactTTCTAGTAGAAAGATCAGCCATAATAGGTAAACAGTTAATGGAAAAGATTATTTaagttatgaattttttttagctatgctgcatgtgggatcttagttccctgaccagggaacctCCTGCAtcggaagtgcagagtcttaaccactaaatagtcagggaagtccctaagttaTGAATTTTAATGCTAGAGTATCTTTCTTTCCGACTCATGGCAACAagctattttttgtttcattcaagTGAGCCCAACACCACAGCCATCAGTCTGTTTTCCCTTGATGGTCTTCAGATGGAGAACACTGATGGTTTTAGGATTTCCTTAAATCTACTgggttttttttcagtcttcttttctttagaatttctacccacaatttttatatttctatcttAACACTTCTGATTTCAAAGTTTTGTTTAACTTTGCCCTTCCTTGAGGAAAAAGAGCTTGTATGTTCTCAGTATGAATCAAgactttttttcattaaatatactATTACAAACATATCCCAAACTAATTATCTTAAATTATCAAAATAACCATTCTTCACAGTACTGTTTActattttttctgcctttttctcaTTTAACTGTCTACCcacagcttgaaaaaaaaaaaagcatcttgcCTGTATGTTTTATTCCATCAACAAGCGTCCTCCATGCTTTCTAGTTTCAATGATCATATTTTTAGATGTGGCTACTCTTCACTACTTCTATTTCCATATAGTACAACAAACTACTCAACATTCCCTCTTGGAAAACCTCCACCCCCAGCTTCTTCACCTTGTCATTAGATCGCCTTAGTTTCACGTCATTAGTTTTTGAACGAATATCTTTATTCTGTTCCCAGGGGGCCATACAGTCGAGTCTGTCACTATTTATACCTGAATGACTAAAACAACTTCCCCAAAGGTTTAATATCTCAATTTCTCTCCCTTGCAATTGATCATGTACACTAAATCATAGTTAATCTTAAAACAGTCTGCCATTGCccctctctgtcttctctgccCTGGGAGCAACTCTtgccactgcccccacccccagaaaatATATGCCTGCCCCAAGTTCATCTCTTTGCACTCACTGGTCAGGATTACCTCTCAGCTGCTGAGCCAACCACTCTCTGTGATGGTACTAACAGATGAGAGCTGCAGCTTGGCAGTCACATGTCCCCTGACCTTACTTATCCCTAACAGCAGCTTCCAAAATAGCACCATTTCAAGGGACATTGACACAGCAGCCAAGTTCGTTTGGGTTGGAACTGCCACAGTCAGAGGGGCTTGGCTCTGGGGTAGGGATTAAGACTGTGTTTGGGAGCCTCAGCACTTGTTATGCCAAGAATCCATCTCTGAAGCTACAATTCTTCTCTGAAGCCATTCCGGGCTTTGCCCTCTTGAATACCATGGGGGTCTTTTGCCTGAGGATGGCCTTTCTCATCCTCTTTGCCATGTGAAGGAGCTGTCTCCATCTTCCAGGGTTCTTTCTTCCACATCTTGTCTGTTCTGTATATTTATTTCCCTATACCTTTCCAagcagcctgggggtggggggcggaaaTGGTCAACTCAAGGTTtgacagagagaaaacaaatagtaaatactgtatgaataagaaaaattataGCCTGCCATTACCCTAGCTAGGAATGCACCTTGGCTCCCTAATACCTACAGAATCAAGTTTCTTTTTCATGAACTTAGTGCTTAGAAAAgataatgctgaaactgaataaTTCTATTattaaactgaccttttcatttAGGAGGATTATAAATAACCTGTTTGGTCCCTGAAAACGATTTTGGATTTTTCAGGCTTATGTGCCATTGGCTTCTATGACTTAGGTACCTACCTATGTCTCCTCACATTATCTAGATAAAACTTTCCTAATTATCTTCCTCCCAAGTTTCTACCAAACTCCTtccacacagcacacacacgcgtgcacacacaaagaaaaaaaaagcttttttagaaataatttactgAGTTCACTGACATAAATGGGAGTTATAAGAAGCACAAGCAAACTATTTCAGCATTATTTTGGCCAAATGTGTATACCTTTCCCATTTCCTTTACACCCACATGAAACCTACACTACGTCTTTTTCCATAGGCTCCAGCTCAGTAGCTTGAATTACAGAATGACATTCTACAGGCAACTTTTGGTTCAACATCCGCAAAATAAAATCAGCTCAGCCTTTGAAGAGAGGATCTACTAGTGATTAATAAATTCACCACTGCCCAggaggataaaaaataaaaagaacaaactgaTCACTTTGTTGTGATTTCAAACTAAATATTTATCTTCTATGTATTTCACTTGTCGAAAGAACAAGACTGCAATTTGAGTTTATTAGTAactgaagcagaactaaagaaaGATTCCTTATTAGCATGTTATAGCTACCtttcaaaaacatctatttcttctttcatgaaGATTAAACGTATGAAAGAAAATTCAAGTTCTTTTATTAGTATCATAACTAGCTCTTGCAATCAAGGAAAAGGAAGTTTCTCTTATCTTTCTGCCATATTTTATTGTAGTTAAATTAATACTTGTAGTTGTATTATGTCTTTAATACAAGTTAACTGATGCTTAAAGTAACTAAAGTCCaacatttttcccttttttataatAATTAGTTTCTATTATCATAAATGTACTAGATTCTGAGAAACTCTGTAGACTTTTATATTTgctatttttgcatttttcaagATTCCCTAAAAACTATTCAAACTTATTaatacacatcagttcagttcagttcagtcgctcagtcatgtctgactctttgcgaccccatgaatcacagcactccaggcctccctgtccatcaccaactcccagagttcactcaaactcatgtccattgagtcggtgatgccatccagccatctcaacttctgtcgtccccttctcctc is a window encoding:
- the LOC133246731 gene encoding LOW QUALITY PROTEIN: ATP synthase F(0) complex subunit C2, mitochondrial-like (The sequence of the model RefSeq protein was modified relative to this genomic sequence to represent the inferred CDS: deleted 1 base in 1 codon) produces the protein MVSVGTRFSSGSNWTQHCAKEVNGHASLSEPIYARSLRRKKREKQVNAFHEDKNPESNKCLLLVLQEKTSPVSVCETQSAIAPLCLLCPGSNSCHCPHPQKIYACPKFISLHSLVRITSQLLSQPLSVMVLTDESCSLAVTCPLTLLIPNSSFQNSTISRDIDTAAKFVWVGTATVRGAGSGVGIKTVFGSLSTCYAKNPSLKLQFFSEAIPGFALLNTMGVFCLRMAFLILFAM